A stretch of DNA from Serinibacter arcticus:
AGCTCGAACTCGGTGGCGGTCAGCTGGACCTCGACGCCGCCGCGACGCACCTCGTGCGAGTCCTCGTCGAGCGTGAGGTCGCCGACCTCGAGCACGGCGTCCGGCCGCTGCGCGAGCGCCCCGAGCGGCGCATCAGGGCGCGCAGCCGGGCGACCACCTCCTCGAGGCTGAACGGCTTGGTGACGTAGTCGTCGCCGCCGGCGGTCAGACCGTGCACGCGGTCCTCGAGCGCGTCACGCGCGGTGAGGAAGAGGACGGGAACCGTGTGGGTGGCGCGGAGCCGACGCAGCACCTCGAAGCCGTCGAGGCCGGGCATCATCACGTCGAGCACGACGACGTCGGGATCGAGGTCCTTCGCCGCCCTGAGCGCGGCGTGCCCGTCGGGCGCCGTCTCCACGCGCCAGCCCTCGTAGCGCAGCACGGTGGCGAGCAGCTCGCGCAGGCTCGCCTCGTCGTCGACCACGAGCACGCGCAGCGGCCCGCCGTCGGGACGGGTGAGGACCTCGGCGGGGGCGCCCTGCGCGGCGGTGGTGGGCGTGCCCGAGGGGGCGGACGTGGTCGACATGGGAGACATCATGCTCCCGCCACCCCCGGCGGTTCCTCGGTGCCACCTGTGCGCTTCCTGTGAGCCCCACGCCCGAGCGGGTTCCGCCATGATGTCGGTCATGGCCTACGACCTCCCTCCTCCCCCGTACCAGGCACCGACCCCGCCACCGGCGTACTCCGCCGGGCCCGGTGCCACCGACGTCCCGCTGGACCAGCCGTTGTACGGGGCGACGTTCCGCCAGGCGCTCAGCCGCTTCTTCCGCAAGTACGCGGTCTTCACGGGCCGCGCGAGCCTGTCGGAGATGTGGTGGGCCTACCTGGCCCAGGTGCTGGGTGTCGGCGTCTTCTACGTGCTGCTCATCGTGCTGAGCGTGTCGCTCACCGACCCCAGGACCGGGGAGATCCCCGACGACCGCGCGTGGCCCATCGCGATCCCCGGCCTCTTCCTGCTCGTCATCACGCTCGGCACCTTCCTGCCGATGCTCGCGGTCATCGTGCGCCGCCTGCACGACACCGGACGCCCCGGCTGGTGGTACCTGATCACCTTCGTCCCCCTCGGCAGCATCGTGCTGCTGGTGTTCCTGTGCCAGAACAGCACGGTGACCGGGTTCGCCTTCGACAGCCGCAACGGGCAGCCGAGCCTGGCGGTGAACCCGATCCTGCGCGGCCAGGTCGGCGGGTTCGCCCCCGGCGGCTGGGGCGGGCCCGCGGGCTACGGAGCTCCTGCGTTCGGCCCGCCGCAGGGCGGACCCGGGTACGGCCAGCCCCCGCAGGACGCGCCCACCTACGGCCAGCCCCCGCAGGACCGCCCGTACTGACGGCGGGACGCGAGCGCGACGACGGCCGCCACCCCTCGGGTGGCGGCCGTCGTCGTGCTCGGGGCCCCGAGGCCGGGGTCAGGGCTCAGGGGTCAGGGCTGCGGCGGCCCGCCGACCTCGGCGGACGCCGTCGGGGCCGCCCCGGCCGCGGGCTCGGGCGCCGCCCCGTCGGCCGCCTCGTCCCGGTGCATCCACCGCTCGGGTCCGGCGGACCGACGCGCGCTGCGCGCCCGCTCGGCCTGCTCGACGAGGAGCTGGGCCGCGACGCCGGCGTCCAGGTGCGGCAGGCTCGGCTCGATCGAGCCCGAGCTGTGCGGCGTGAACGAGACCAGGCGAAGACGACGCTCGAGCGGGCCCTGGGTGACACCGAGGGACTGCGTGCGCTCGTGCGGCACGATCGAGAGCTCGCGGAAGATGCGTCCCTTGCGCAGCGCGATGACGCTGCCGAGCACGCGGAACGCGTTGCGCCGGTAGGCGATCGGGTCGAGCCACCGGGCGCGACGCGGTGACGGGACCCAGCCCTCGCCGTCGTCGATCCCGGTCAGCCCGGCCTGCAGGACGGGCAGGTCCTCGTCCTCGAGCTCGGGGACCGCGAGCCTGATCAGCATGATCAGCTCGTCGCTCGATCCCACCGGCAGGAGGACGTCGGAGGTCTCGGTGCCGTCCGAGGAGGTCCCCTGCGAGGCGAGCGTGAGCCGGGCGCGCCACCAGCCGAAGCGGCGCCAGATCGGCCCCTGCAGCACAGTGAGCGCCTGGATCCGCCCCGGCGGGATGGTGCGGGCCTTGGTCTCCAGCAGTCCGTGCCGGACGCGGAGGCCGTCGGGCGACGTGGCCACGCGGAAGTTGAACTCCGTGGAGAACCGGCTCCACAGGAAGCCGACGGCGCCGAGGAGACCGAAGAGGCTGCTGAAGATCCACTCGCCGCCGCCGCTGAGCAGGCCACCCACGACCACGCCCGTCACGCCGAGGACGACGCCGACCGTGGCTCCGTGCGCGAGGAGCGAGCCGACGAGACGCCCCGCCGGCAGGGCGAACACCTGGTGCTCGGGCGCCTCGGGGGCCAGTCGCCGGCCGGCCGGGCGGGCCGGGCGGGCCGGGTTGGCAAGGTTGGCCGGTTTGGCCGGGCCGGTCGGGGCGGCGCCGTCGACCGCCGGGGCGGTCACGCCGTCGGCACCCACGACCGCGTCGGCGACCTCCGCGGGCGAGGTGGCGCCCTCGAGGTCGGCGTCCTCGACCGAGTCGATGTCGACGCCCGCCGCGCGGGCCAGGATCTCGTTGCGGACGTCGCTGGCCTCGTCCATCGTCAGGTAGGCCAGCGACATGTTGGCCTCGGCGCCGCCGGCCGACTCGACCTTGATGCCGGCGAAGCCGAAGATCCGGCCGAGGATCGGCTGGGTGACCTCGACGGCCTGGATGCGGGTCAGGCGCGCCACCCGCTCCTTGCGGAAGAAGATCCCGGAGCGCTGGACGACGGCCTCGGTCGTGATCGCGTACTCCGTCCGCCGCCAGGCGAAGTAGGAGTAGGTCAGGCCGATGAGGGTCGCCACGAGGATGACGCCCGCGAGGATGAGGACGAGCGTGAGGACGGGGAGGTCGATGCGGAGCAGGTCGTCGAGCCCCTGGATCACGAGGATCACGACGAGCGCCGCCGCGATCTTCCAGGCGTTCAGGAGCGGCGTCACCCGGTGCAGGCGACGCCAGGCGGTCCCGTCGACCGGCGGGGTTCCCGCCGGGCCGGGCTCGGGCGGGAGGGCGGCGTCGGTCACAGCCCGGCCAGCCGCGACTCGCCGAGCTGCGTGAGGCGGTCCTTGAGCCGCGCGGCCTCGGCGCTCAGCAGACCCGGGATCGTGGCGTCCGTGCTGGCCGAGGCGGTGTGGAGCTTGACCTCCGCGATCCCGAGCCCGCGGGTCAGCGGGCCGGAGGAGACGTCCGTGAACTGCATGCGGCCGTAGGGCACCACGACGAGCGTGCGGAACAGCACGCCCTTGCGGACGAGCAGGTCCTCGTCGCGCTCGGCGTAGCCCACGGCCCGCACCTGACGCGGGACGAGCCACACGGTCCACACGAGCAGCACGGCCACGACGACGGCCGCCGTCCACACCCAGCCACCGAAGATCACCCCGAGCACGATGCCGGCGACGAGCGGGAGGCCCAGCCAGATCGCGGCGGTGATCAGGCGCGCCCTGATCAGCTTGTCGGAGACGCGGACCCAGGTCACGCCGTCGGGCTCGAACGGATCCTGCTGCGGAAGACTCATGGCCCACATGGTGCCAGGTGGGCCCGTGCCCGTGGGGGCCCGGGGGCGCGAGTCCCCCGGCGTCTCAGCCCGTGGCCGGTCCCTGACCCGGGGTGTCGTCGTCCTCGGGCACGCGGCACCAGTGCTGGGCCACCAGGCCGGCGACGACGCAGGCGAGCGCGGCGGCCGCCGTCCCGCCTCCCACGAGGGCGTCGGCGCGGGCCGCGGGGGCCCCGAGCCGGTCCAGGACGGCGGCGGTCTGCCCGAGCCCGGCGCCGACGGCGAGCGCCCCGACGTAGGAGGCCGACATCGCGAGGGCGGCCACGCGCGACGCGGCCACGGCGTCCATCGAGACCTTGCCGGCCACGAACCGTCGCACGCGCCAGCCGAGCGCCAGCACGATCGCCGCGAAGGCGGCGAGCAGGACGATGAGGATGGACGGCGGCGGGACGGTCCGTCCCGCGCGCTCGAGCCACCGCAGCGCGAGCAGGGTGACGACGAAGCCGACGACGGCGATCGCCAGCAGGTGGCTCGCCCGGGTGCGTTCCATCAGAGGGCCGACCGCGACGAGGTCACTCGTACCAGTCGAGCGCGAGCCAGCGGACCTGCTCGCGGTCGGGCGCGGTCTCGGCCAGCACGACGACGGGGCCGCCGCCGAGACCGGGCAGGATCGCCTGCGGCTCCAGCTGGGCCCACGGCACGAGGACGGTGGCGCTCGAGTCGACGCCGGGGAGCGGGAGCTCGACGCCGTCGTGGACGCCGACGAGGTCGCCGACGGTGAGGATCTCGACCTCGACGCCGGACCGGCTCGCCGACGCGAGCGTGATCGCCTCGGCAAGGTCACCCGGGCCGAGCGTGGTGCGGACGGTGACGACGGCGGAGTGCAGGTCGCCGCCCCGGGTCGTGGTGCGCGCCAGCGGGGACACGCCGGTCACCTCGATGCCGGCGGCGGCGCCGAGGGCGCGCACGGTGCCGGCGAGCTCGGTCTGCGCGGCACCGCCGCGGCCGGACAGCACGAGGCGGGCGGGCAGCGGGGCATCGACGCTCGGGCGGCGGGACTGGACGGCCTGGAGCGCGGTCGGCGGGACGAGGTCGGAGGCGGGGCCCGGTTCGGGCTCGGGGTCCGGTCCGGGCTCGGCGGCAGGGGCGGGCGCAAGCTCGTCCGCGATCTCCGGGGGCAGCGTGCGGACGGTCGTGCCGAGGTCGGCCTGGTCGATCTCAGGCTCGATCTCGGGCTCGTCGGCGGGCGCCAGCTCGTCGGCCGGGGCAGGCTCGACGGCGGCCGCCTCCCGCAGCGAGCCGACCTCGGGTTCGAGGTCGGAGCTTCCCGCCGTCGCGCCGCTCGGTGCGAGAACGGGAACGGGTGAGGCAGGGGCGGCCGACGCGGCGGTGGCACCGGCCGCGAGGGCCCCGGCCCCGAGGGCACCGCCGGTGATGCCCGCCAGGGTGCCGGGGACGTGGTGCTGGGCGACGCCGCGACCGCTGACCAGCGAGTCGAAGTCGGGGGCGGCGTCGTGCTCGGCGCGATCACCGCGGTCCTCGACCGGCTCGACGGCGGCCGGCTCGGCCTCGAGGGCGTCGGCCTCGGGGTGCGAGGTGTCGTCGTCCGCGTCCAGCTCCACGACGGGAACCGGCGCGAGGGGGACGGGAGCCACGGGGACGGGCGTGGGCACCGCAACCGGCGCGGGCGCCGACGGCACCACCGGGGCGGAGACCGGAGCAGGAGCCTCGACGGGCGTGGCCGAGACCGACGGCGTGGCAGCCGCAGCCACTGCGCCGCCCTCGTGCGCGACCACGCGACGGGGGCGCCGGATGCTGACCTCGACGTCGAGCACGGGCACGCCGAGCGAGGCCTCGGGGCGGTGCAGCGTCACCTCGACGGCGTCGACGTCGACCGCGTCGCGCACGGCGCCCGCCACACCCTCGGCGCGTGCGAGCAGCGACGGGTGGGTCCAGGAGAGCGCCTCGGCCGCCGCCCTGGCGGCGGCGGCGAGGTCGATCTCGTGGTCGGCGTGCAGCACGAGATCGGCGAGGAACGGCTCGTAGCGCTCGGCGTCGCCCGCGGTGGCGGCCACGACGCCGCGACCCGCGAGGCCGACGATCCGGAAGGTGTCAGTCACGTTCCCCACCCTAGCCACGCGGAGCGCCCAGGCACCGGTCGGACGACCTAGACGTCGGGCGTGGCGTCCGGCGGGAGCTCGCCGATCGCCTCGGCCGGGTGCTCGGAGCTGGCGGCGGCCGCCTGGTCCTGCGGCAGGGCGTCGGCCTTGCCGGCGGCGATCTCGGCGGGCGTGGAGACCGGCGGGCGGCTGCTCACCGGACGCGCGGTCGAGGAGTGCCAGACGGGTCGCGGCTCGCGCTTGACGACCGGACCGAAGACCTCGGCGAGGGCGGCCTCGTTCAGCGTCTCCTTCTCGAGGAGCTCGAGCACGAGGGTGTCGAGCACGTCGCGGTACTCCGTCAGGACGGCCCAGGCCTCGTCGTGGGCGTTCTCGACGAGACGGCGGACCTCCTCGTCGACGATGCCGGCGATCTCCTCGGAGTAGTCGCGCTGGTGGCCGTAGTCGCGACCGAGGAAGACCTCGCCGTCGGACTGGCCCAGGCGCAGCGCTCCGACGCGCTCGCTCATGCCGAACTGCGTGACCATCTTGCGGGCCGTGGCGGTGGCCTTCTCGATGTCGTTGGAAGCACCCGTGGTCGGGTCGTGGAAGACGAGCTCCTCGGCGACGCGGCCACCCATCGCGTAGGCGAGCTGGTCGAGCAGCTCGTTGCGGGTGGTGGAGTACTTGTCCTCCGCCGGCATGACCATCGTGTAGCCGAGGGCGCGGCCGCGCGGCAGGATCGTGACCTTCGTGACCGGATCCGTGTAGCGCATGGCCGCGGCGACCAGGGCGTGACCGCCCTCGTGGTAGGCCGTGACCTTGCGCTCGGCGTCGTTCATCAGGCGCGTGCGCTTCTGCGGGCCGGCGATGACGCGGTCGATGGCCTCGTCGAGCGCGCGGTTGTCGATGAGCTGCGCGTGCGAGCGGGCCGTCAGGAGCGCGGCCTCGTTCAGCACGTTCGCCAGGTCGGCGCCCGAGAAGCCCGGGGTGCGCTTGGCGACGGTGGTGAGGTCGACGTCGGCCGTCATCGGCTTGCCGGCGGCGTGCACCGCGAGGATCGCCTTGCGGCCCTTGAGGTCGGGCGCCTCGACCGTGATCTGGCGGTCGAACCGGCCCGGGCGCAGCAGCGCGGGGTCGAGGATGTCGGGGCGGTTGGTCGCCGCGATCATGATGACGTTGGCGTTCTTCTCGAAACCGTCCATCTCGACCAGGAGCTGGTTGAGCGTCTGCTCGCGCTCGTCGTGACCGCCGCCGAGCCCGGCGCCGCGCTGGCGGCCGACGGCGTCGATCTCGTCGATGAAGATGATGGCGGGAGCGCTGGCCTTGGCCTGCTCGAAGAGGTCGCGGACGCGCGAGGCGCCGACACCCACGAACATCTCCACGAAGTCCGAGCCGGAGATCTGGAAGAACGGGACCCCGGCCTCGCCGGCGACCGCCTTGGCGAGCAGCGTCTTACCGGTTCCGGGGGCGCCGTAGAGCAGGACGCCCTTCGGGATCTTCGCGCCGACGGCCTGGTAGCGCTCGGGGTTGGCGAGGAAGTCCTTGATCTCCTGCATCTCCTCGACGGCCTCCTCCGCGCCGGCGACGTCGGCGAACGTGACGTCGGGGTTCTCGCGGTTGACCTGGCGCGCCTTGGACTTGCCGAAGTTCATCATCCTCGAGTTGCCGCCCTGCATGCGGGACATGACGAACCAGAAGACCGCGATGATGATCGCGAGGAAGATGAAGGTCGACAGGAACGACGACCACCACGGCGTGGACGGGACGACCGAGTTGAAGCCCTTGTCGGGCTCGGCGGCGGCGATCAGGTCGGAGACCTCGTCGGCCTGCGGCGTGACGTAGTAGAACTGCACGCGCTCACCGCGGTCGGTGCCCTCGGCGTCCTCGAACGCCTCGGTGAGGGTGAGCTGGACGCGCTGGTAGCCCTCGGTGATCTCGGCCTGCTCGACGGTGTCACCGCCGAGCAGCGCGATGCCGTCGGAGGTGTCGATCGTCTGGACACCCCCTCCGCGGAGGAAGTTCAGTCCGATCAGGAGGATGACGACGGGGAGCAGGATCCACAGCAGGGGCCCACGCGCGAGCTTCTTGACGTTCATGTAGCGGGCCTGGCGGCCCTTCCTTCCGATCGCTGATACTGCAGCGACTCTAAGCGACCACGCGTCACGGGACGCGCGGTGTTCGCTCAGCGCTGCACCGAAGGAGAACGAGAGCGGGCGCGATAACGTTCCCGGTCGCCGTCGGGAACACCCCGTCCCGTCGCGAGCTGTCGGCCTCGGCGGCGGGGGCCGGAGGGGCGATCAGCCGCCGTAGACGTGCGGCGCGAGCACCGCGACGAACGGGAGCTGGCGGTAGCGCTCGGCGTAGTCGAGGCCGTAGCCGACGACGAACTCGTTGGCGATGTCGAAGCCCAGGTAGCGCACGTCGACCTCGACCTTGGCCGCCTCGGGCTTGCGCAGCAGGGTCGCGATCTCGACGGACGCCGGCCCGCGCGAGCGCAGGTTCTCGATCAGCCACGACAGCGTCAGACCGGAGTCGATGATGTCCTCGACGATCAGCACGTGCTTGCCGGTGAGGTCGGTGTCGAGGTCCTTGAGGATCCGCACGACGCCGGAGGACTTGGTGCCGGCACCGTAGGAGGACACGGCCATCCAGTCCATGGAGACGTCGGAGCGCAGGTGGCGCATGAGGTCGCTCATGACCATCGCCGCGCCCTTGAGCACGCCCACCAGGAGGATCTCCTCACCGGCGTAGTCGGTGTCGATCTCCGCGGCCATCTCCGACAGGCGCTGCCGGATCTGCTCCTCGCTCACGACGATGTTGACGAGGTCGCCGCCGACCTCCGGGTAGCTCCAGGCCTGGTTGCTCACGGCTCCAGCGTTTCACACTCGCGACGGCGGGGGCCAACCGCCGGGCGAGCTCGCACCCGCCGACCCACCAACACGAGGGCGCGCCCACCAGGGGGCGCGGGACACCTCAGCGGTCGAGACGCAGCTCCCCGTCCTGCCGCACCACGCGCACTCCCCCGGGCACGTCGGCGCCGCGCTGCCCGCGCCAGGACGTCGCGAGCGCGGCGACGGCGTCCAGGTGCACCGCCCCGAGGTCCCCGGCCGGCGACCCGGCGCTCACGAGCCAGGTCCGCAGCACCCGGGGCAGCAGCGCGGGCGGCGCCGCGAGCAGGGCCTCGACCGCCAGCCCCGACGGCGTCGTGGCGGCCTCCAGCGCCTCGGCGGCGAGGACGTCGAGCAGGTCGGCGTCGGCCCGCAGCTGGTCGGCCGTGCGCGCGAGCGCCGCGACCGGATCCGCGCCGAGTGCGTCGGCCAGCGCCGGCAGCACCCGGTGCCGGACGGCGGACCGCGGCAGCGCCGCTCCCGCGCTCGTGGTCTGCGGCCCGTCGACGGCGTTGCCCGGGTCCTCCCACCACGTCACCCCCTGCGCGGCGCACGCCTCGCGCAGGAGCGCTCGCCGCAGCCCCAGCAGCGGGCGTCGCACCAGACCGCGACGCGGCGGGATCCCGGCCAGCGAGCGGGCGCCGCTCCCCCGCGCCAGCCGCAGCAGGACCGTCTCGGCCTGGTCGTCCATCGTGTGCCCGAGCAGGATCGCGACGGCGCCCGTGCGGGCCGCGACGTCGTCGAACGCCGCGTGGCGGGCCGCGCGCGCCCGCTCCTCGAGCCCGCCCGGCCCCACGACGACGCGCTCGACGAGGACCGGGTCGAGCCCGAGCTCCCGGCACCGACGGGCGGCGCCCTGGGCGACGTCCGCCGATCCGGGCGCGAGGCCGTGGTCGACGACGACCGCCCCGGCCCGCAACCCGGCCCGCGGGGCGACGAACGCCGTCGCCGCCGCCAGGGCGAGCGAGTCGGGGCCGCCGGAGCAGGCCACGAGGACGAGGGAGCCCTCGGGCAGGTCGCGCAGCTCGTCCCTGACCGCGGTGCGGGTCCGGGCGACGGCGGGGTGCGGCCCCGTCACGGTGCCACGCTGGGGTCCACGCGGGAGGTCAACCGTGGACGCGCGCGACCCACGCGGCCGGATCGGTGATCTCGGCCGGGGTCGGGAGATTCTCGGGGCCCGCGAACACGGCGTTGAGCCCGGCGTGGCCGACGCTGCCGCGCACCCCGCGCACGAACGTGGCGCCGTCGCGGTACTGGGCGAGCTTCGCGTCCATCCCGAGCAGCCGACGCATCACGATCGAGGTCAGCGTGCGCTCGTCGCGGCGCTTCTCGAAGCCTGCGCGGATCTGCTTGACGCTCGGGACGGCCGAGGGGCCGACCTCGTCCATCACGACGTCGGCGTGGCCCTCGAGGAGCGACATCACCGCGACCGCCCTGGACAGCACGTCGCGCTGCTCAGGACCGAGGACGACGTCGAGCATCGCCGGGAGGGCGGTGGGACCAGCGGTCCCGGCGTCGGTGTCCGGGTCGGGCGTGCCCGCGGCCTCGGCGTCGTGCGCGACGGTCTCGGGGCCGTCGACCTCGCCGTCACCGTCGTCGGAGCGCAGTGCCCCGCGCAGCCGGCTCAGGAAGGAGGCGGTGCTCTCCTCCCCCTCGGCGCCCTGGGCCTCGATCACCTGACGCAGCGCGCCCCGCAGGTGCTCGGCCAGCCACGGCGCCGCTGCGAACTGGACGGCGTGGGTCTGCTCGTGCAGACAGACCCAGAGGTGGAAGTCCTGCGGATCGGCGTCGAGCTGGCGCTGCACCGCGAGGACGTTCGGCGCGACGACGAGCAGGCGCCCGCGGCCCGGCTCGGGGCTGACGTAGGGGTCGAACTGTCCGAGGACGCGCGTCCCGAGCAGCGCCAGGACCCAGCCGAGCTGCTCCCCGGCGACCCGGGCGGCGCCGGGCATCCGAGGCGCCGGCAGCAGTCCGTCGGTCATGTGGGCGAAGGTCTCGGCGGCCGCGGCGGCCCAGCGCGGCCGGTCCACGACGAGGGCCTGCTGCTCGGCCGCGATCTCGGCGGCCTCGGTCAGACCGGTGACGTCGGCGACGTAGGCGGGGGCGTCGACGGCGGCCGACCGCAGGGAGGCGACGAGCTCGAGCAGTCCGTGCCGGTCGATCGGCGGACCGGCC
This window harbors:
- a CDS encoding DUF805 domain-containing protein yields the protein MAYDLPPPPYQAPTPPPAYSAGPGATDVPLDQPLYGATFRQALSRFFRKYAVFTGRASLSEMWWAYLAQVLGVGVFYVLLIVLSVSLTDPRTGEIPDDRAWPIAIPGLFLLVITLGTFLPMLAVIVRRLHDTGRPGWWYLITFVPLGSIVLLVFLCQNSTVTGFAFDSRNGQPSLAVNPILRGQVGGFAPGGWGGPAGYGAPAFGPPQGGPGYGQPPQDAPTYGQPPQDRPY
- a CDS encoding PH domain-containing protein, whose amino-acid sequence is MTDAALPPEPGPAGTPPVDGTAWRRLHRVTPLLNAWKIAAALVVILVIQGLDDLLRIDLPVLTLVLILAGVILVATLIGLTYSYFAWRRTEYAITTEAVVQRSGIFFRKERVARLTRIQAVEVTQPILGRIFGFAGIKVESAGGAEANMSLAYLTMDEASDVRNEILARAAGVDIDSVEDADLEGATSPAEVADAVVGADGVTAPAVDGAAPTGPAKPANLANPARPARPAGRRLAPEAPEHQVFALPAGRLVGSLLAHGATVGVVLGVTGVVVGGLLSGGGEWIFSSLFGLLGAVGFLWSRFSTEFNFRVATSPDGLRVRHGLLETKARTIPPGRIQALTVLQGPIWRRFGWWRARLTLASQGTSSDGTETSDVLLPVGSSDELIMLIRLAVPELEDEDLPVLQAGLTGIDDGEGWVPSPRRARWLDPIAYRRNAFRVLGSVIALRKGRIFRELSIVPHERTQSLGVTQGPLERRLRLVSFTPHSSGSIEPSLPHLDAGVAAQLLVEQAERARSARRSAGPERWMHRDEAADGAAPEPAAGAAPTASAEVGGPPQP
- a CDS encoding PH domain-containing protein: MSLPQQDPFEPDGVTWVRVSDKLIRARLITAAIWLGLPLVAGIVLGVIFGGWVWTAAVVVAVLLVWTVWLVPRQVRAVGYAERDEDLLVRKGVLFRTLVVVPYGRMQFTDVSSGPLTRGLGIAEVKLHTASASTDATIPGLLSAEAARLKDRLTQLGESRLAGL
- a CDS encoding DUF3180 domain-containing protein, which encodes MERTRASHLLAIAVVGFVVTLLALRWLERAGRTVPPPSILIVLLAAFAAIVLALGWRVRRFVAGKVSMDAVAASRVAALAMSASYVGALAVGAGLGQTAAVLDRLGAPAARADALVGGGTAAAALACVVAGLVAQHWCRVPEDDDTPGQGPATG
- the ftsH gene encoding ATP-dependent zinc metalloprotease FtsH: MNVKKLARGPLLWILLPVVILLIGLNFLRGGGVQTIDTSDGIALLGGDTVEQAEITEGYQRVQLTLTEAFEDAEGTDRGERVQFYYVTPQADEVSDLIAAAEPDKGFNSVVPSTPWWSSFLSTFIFLAIIIAVFWFVMSRMQGGNSRMMNFGKSKARQVNRENPDVTFADVAGAEEAVEEMQEIKDFLANPERYQAVGAKIPKGVLLYGAPGTGKTLLAKAVAGEAGVPFFQISGSDFVEMFVGVGASRVRDLFEQAKASAPAIIFIDEIDAVGRQRGAGLGGGHDEREQTLNQLLVEMDGFEKNANVIMIAATNRPDILDPALLRPGRFDRQITVEAPDLKGRKAILAVHAAGKPMTADVDLTTVAKRTPGFSGADLANVLNEAALLTARSHAQLIDNRALDEAIDRVIAGPQKRTRLMNDAERKVTAYHEGGHALVAAAMRYTDPVTKVTILPRGRALGYTMVMPAEDKYSTTRNELLDQLAYAMGGRVAEELVFHDPTTGASNDIEKATATARKMVTQFGMSERVGALRLGQSDGEVFLGRDYGHQRDYSEEIAGIVDEEVRRLVENAHDEAWAVLTEYRDVLDTLVLELLEKETLNEAALAEVFGPVVKREPRPVWHSSTARPVSSRPPVSTPAEIAAGKADALPQDQAAAASSEHPAEAIGELPPDATPDV
- the hpt gene encoding hypoxanthine phosphoribosyltransferase, which produces MSNQAWSYPEVGGDLVNIVVSEEQIRQRLSEMAAEIDTDYAGEEILLVGVLKGAAMVMSDLMRHLRSDVSMDWMAVSSYGAGTKSSGVVRILKDLDTDLTGKHVLIVEDIIDSGLTLSWLIENLRSRGPASVEIATLLRKPEAAKVEVDVRYLGFDIANEFVVGYGLDYAERYRQLPFVAVLAPHVYGG
- the tilS gene encoding tRNA lysidine(34) synthetase TilS encodes the protein MTGPHPAVARTRTAVRDELRDLPEGSLVLVACSGGPDSLALAAATAFVAPRAGLRAGAVVVDHGLAPGSADVAQGAARRCRELGLDPVLVERVVVGPGGLEERARAARHAAFDDVAARTGAVAILLGHTMDDQAETVLLRLARGSGARSLAGIPPRRGLVRRPLLGLRRALLREACAAQGVTWWEDPGNAVDGPQTTSAGAALPRSAVRHRVLPALADALGADPVAALARTADQLRADADLLDVLAAEALEAATTPSGLAVEALLAAPPALLPRVLRTWLVSAGSPAGDLGAVHLDAVAALATSWRGQRGADVPGGVRVVRQDGELRLDR
- a CDS encoding zinc-dependent metalloprotease, with product MTDAIDWDAAVARAGSLAKAGPPIDRHGLLELVASLRSAAVDAPAYVADVTGLTEAAEIAAEQQALVVDRPRWAAAAAETFAHMTDGLLPAPRMPGAARVAGEQLGWVLALLGTRVLGQFDPYVSPEPGRGRLLVVAPNVLAVQRQLDADPQDFHLWVCLHEQTHAVQFAAAPWLAEHLRGALRQVIEAQGAEGEESTASFLSRLRGALRSDDGDGEVDGPETVAHDAEAAGTPDPDTDAGTAGPTALPAMLDVVLGPEQRDVLSRAVAVMSLLEGHADVVMDEVGPSAVPSVKQIRAGFEKRRDERTLTSIVMRRLLGMDAKLAQYRDGATFVRGVRGSVGHAGLNAVFAGPENLPTPAEITDPAAWVARVHG